The window aatttAGGGCTGGTGTGAAACAActgtgaaatttcagaaaaagAAGGTAATTTGCCTCAGTTTGTGGGCAGGGAGGGGCCCAGGTCAGCGGTTTAGGAGGAGGTAGAATCACTCAATTGGGGTGAAAAGTCTGCCCTGCAGCCCAGGACGATGGTCCGATGGTCCCTGAGCCCCCGTTCCTCACACCAACAGGGTGAGATGGAGCAGGCGGAGGGGAAGGAGCAAGGGCTCCACACTGGGGCCTCTGGGCCCCTCCGAGGTGTCCCCTCCTTGTCTTGTGCCACCTCCAGGGCTCCCCGAGGGCTTCAGACTTCCAGCTCGGACATGGAGATAATCAGACAAGCACTGGCAACAGGACTGAAGCTTCTGGGACCCATGGAGTTGGCAGCCCCAGGGCACTGCAGGGACCAGCTCTCCCTTAATTGGCCCTGTGAGGCCCCGAGTCCCAGCTATGCAGGGAGAAAAACTTCCCAGAACAGTGACCCGATGTGCAGGTGCCTCGACAAGCACCAGGACTACAGGGAGGAGACGGAGCTgcagagctgagctgagctgtgTCCCTCCTGCTTCCACTGAAGGCACAGGCATGTGTCCTGAGGAGCCAGGGAGAACCCAGAGAGAATAACGGTCCTCAGGGTTGGCTGCATTACCATCACAGACACAAAGTGCAGGAGCATGAGTGACCCTGGAGCACAGGTCCTGGCTGTGGCCCTGTGTGAGTCCTGATCATCATCTGGAGAAGGTAAGGTCAAGgcccccaccctcagggctgCCAGGAGTTGACAGAGACCCTGCGTGTGGGGAGGTGTCAGGGCTGGGGTAGACAGTAGATGCTCAGCGGTTGCTCTCTGTAGGTGACCAGAAGTCTGACCTTGGGCATCAGGGTCATGGGGAGCAGTGTTCCCACACCCACCTTGGCACAAGCCCTCTGTGGGTGGTTTAAATGCAGGTCCCGAGTCAGTAGGTTTGGGTGGGAGATTCTGCCTTTCCAACAAGCTCCCACCTGAGGGTGAAGCTGCCAGAACCTGGACCTCACTCTCCTGGGGAGGAGGACAGGTGACGAGTTCAAGGCAGAGCGTCCCCGGGTCCCTTCATCACATTTACTCAGGGCTCAGGCTCGAGTTGCAGGCTGCTGTCCTGAGGGATCCTGGGGACAGCACTCAGCTGGTGAGTGGGATCCCAGCTTCCTTACACATGGATGGAAATTCCTATAAAATTCTGCATCTCACGCAGACAACTTAGATAAACATTAGTCTGATATGCTAAGTGTTTGTCAAGAGTAATTGTCAAGAATTGATCACAaaacaatgaaactgaaaatcTTGTGGTCACAACggaaaaatctgaaaaacagTGAGGGTGTTGAACAGATGGGACTCTGTATCCCACTGTGTGTGAGAGGGCAGTGAGGGTGCCCAGGAGGGTCCCACAGCTGAGACCACCAGCCCCAATGGCATCTCAGGTCACCGCCAGGCATGTGCAGGGCAGACCAATGCTCACTGCCCCCTCTGCACCTGCACCCTGGCAGCCTCCCGTCCAGGCAGGGCCCAGCGTCCAGGGTGACCTGAATGAGACTCGTGGCTCCGAGAGCCCCATTCCCTGTGCCCAGAGGCTGCGGGAAGGTCTCCTGGGGAGGAAAGTGGGCTGatcctttctttcctctgcaCCCACTTCTGCTGGAATATCTGGGTTCTCATGAACAGCCTGGAGACAGCAGCATCATCTGAGAGAATGCAGgttggaggagacagagagcATCCCCTGCAATGTGCAAACTCGAATCCTTCCACTCACTGGGAGCTCTCTCCTCCCAGGCAGCCTCTCCGTGCCGGAGCTCAGTCACTAGTGGGTCTTTGCTATGCCCTGAGGTCTGGCTCCCTTTCACTCTGACCCTTTGCCCATCCTGTGTCTGATGGGGTTTtcattcccttccctttcctattTGATTCCATCAATCACCTGGGATCCAGCAGACTTTGCAATGTCCAGCCCCCTTCACGGCCCTCAGGTGTGGTCTCTGCTGTGACAAGACCCGGGAGGAGAAAAAGTTCAGTGGAGCCCAGATGGGACCAGGGAGAAGAGAGACTCTGGTTACCAGTAGATAAGGTGGGACCTGCCTAAAGCCCCCAGGGTGAGAGGGGAAACCAGGAAACAGTGGGAACCAGCTGATGGGTGGAAGAGTAGCAAGCATTGCTATTGCCAAAAGACATTATCTGAGTTAATAAACCAGGAACATGGTGCGGACAGTGTCAGATAAAATGTACCTGCAAACACCTGTAGACCCCAGAAGGGCCTCCTTTGTGGGGACAGGAGAGCACTTAGGGCacaggaaagagggagaggacTTAAAAGCCTTCCCTGCGCCATGAGCTCAGATCTGGTTGGCATCTCTGCATCTCCAGAGCCACATCTCAGACTCCCCTGGAGCGAGGGCCCCATGCATATTTATGATTCAGTTAATATAAAGATGATCCCTTTCAGGACCCTCTGAGCTCACTTGGAAGCAGAATAGATGCTCTTGTCTCTCCATGTCAGTGTGAAGTGTGGTCCAAACAGCACCTGTGCTCCAGGGGGGACAAGGACAGGACACCTGTGACCTCCTCCCTGCTGACAACACTGAGCGTTGTAAAATGAAACTCCAAAAACAGATCAAATCAGTGCTGTGATGCAGTTTACAGAGAAATGGGCCTGCAGACCCTCATCTGGGAAATTAGACAGCTCTTTGCTAAGGGGAAAGATTTTATTGGGGTTAAAGTTAAGAGCATTCCCCTTTCATTTCATCGCTACCTAATGCTTTGAATTTCCACAAGCATGTGTTTGTTGTGAAATTTCACAAATAGAGGACTTTAAGTAGTTGCAagcaaaaacaaagcaagaaGTGAAAGGGAATTTAAAACAACGCCCAAAATTCAGAAAAGAAGATAATTTGCCTGTGTCCATGGGCAGGGAAGGGCCCAGGTCAGAGGTTTAGGAGGAGGCAGAATCACTCAACTGGGGTGAAAAGGCTGCCCTGCTGCCCAGGACGATGGTCCGATGGTCCCTGAGCCCCCGTTCCTCACACCAACAGGGTGAGATGGAGCAGGCGGAGGGGAGGGAGCAAGGGCTCCACACTGGGGCCTCTGGGCCCCTCCGAGGTGTCCCCTTTTTGTCTTGTGCCACCTCCAGGGCTCCTGGAGGGCTTCAGACTTCCAGCTCGGACATGGAGATAATCAGACAAGCACTGGCGACAGGACTGCAGCTTCTGGGTCCCAGGGAGTTGGCAGCCCCAGGGCACTGCAGGGACCAGCTCTCCCTTAATTGGCCCTGTGAGGCTCCGAGTCCCAGCTATGCAGGGAGAAAAACTTCCCAGAAGAGTGACCCAATGTGCAGGTGCCTTGACAAGCACCAGGACTACAGGGAGGAGACGGAGCTGCAGAGCTAAGCTGAGCTGTGTCCCTCCTGCTTCCACCGAACAACAGGCATGTGTCCTGAGGAGCCAGGGAGAACCCAGAGAGAGTAACAGTCCTCAGTGTCAGCTGCATTACCATCGCATACACCAAGGACAGGAGCACGAGTGACCCTGGAGCACAGGTCCTGGCTGTGGCCCTGCAGGAGTCCTGACCATCATTTGGAGAAGGTAAGGTCAAGACccccccaccctcagggctgCCAGGAGTTGACAGAGACCCTGCGTGTGGGGAGGTGTCAGGGCTGGGGAGACAGCAGGTGCTCAGGGGTTGCTCTCTGTAGGTGACTGGAAGCCTGACCTTGGGCATCAGGGTCACACGGAGCAGTGCCCCAAACCCACCTTGGCAAAAATCCCCTGTGATTGGTTTAAGTGCAGGTCCCGAGTCAGTGGGTTTGGGTGGGAGATTCTGCCTTTCCAACAAGCTCCCACCTGAGGGTGAAGCTGCCAGAAACTGGACCTCACTCTCCTGGGGAGGAGGACAGGTGAGGAGTTCAAGGCAGAGCACCCCGGGGTCCCCTCATCACATTCATGCACGGCTCAGGCTCAAGTTGCAGGCTGCTGTCCTGAGGGATCCTGGGGACAGCACTGAGCAACTGACAGAATCTCAGCTTGTTTCCACACAGATAGAATTTCCTATTTAGTTTCAACTTATGCAGAAACTTAGGTCATCACACTTGTATTTACAACAAAATCTGTAACCTGAGAGCCTTAGGGTCACAGTGGAGAAATCTGATGAGCAGGGATGCTACTGGACAGACAGGACACTCAAGCCACTGGTGTCCCCCACTGTGGGTGAGATGGCTGTGGGGGTGCTCAGGGGGTTTGGGCAGCTCTAACACCCAACACATGGGGAGTCCCCAGGTTTACTGCCAGGAGAATTGCAGGGCAGACCCTGACTTACCCTCCCCATCTCCCACCATGCCCAGCCCCCATCCTCACACACTAGGGAGATCGTCCAGGGTGACATGGACTGGACATAACGCCTCAGACAGTCCTATTCCCTGCACGCAGGGGTTGGAGGGAACCTCTCCTGGGAGAGGAAAATAGACTGATCCATCCTTTCCTCTGCAACCATTTCTGTGGGAACATCTCGGTTCTCAGTGACCAGCCCAAAGGGAGCATCTTCTTGGTAACACAGGTTGGAGGGAGCTGGAGGGTGTCCCCTGCACCATGCCACCTCGCAGCCCTCCACTCCCAGGAGCTCCCTCCTCCCAGGCAGCCTCTCCACCCTGGCAGAGCTCAGCCGTTGGCAAGAGTCAATGTAACGCCCTGAGGTCTGGCTCATTCCACTTTGATCCTTCACCCATTCCCTGGGGGATGTGATCCCCTCCCCATTCCTGCTGGATTCCATGGGGGGATGGGGATCCAGCCTGTTTTGCAGTACCCAGAGCCCCTCATGGCCCTCCAGTGTGGTCTATGCCGTGACAAGTCATGGGAGGAAAAGGTCAGTAGAATGCAGATGGGACTAGGCAGAAGAGAGACACTTGTTACTGGAAggaacggggtgggggtgggctgacTAAAGCCCCCAGGGCAGAGGGGAATGCTGAAGTGCATGGGAATGGCTGATGGATAGAATAAAGGGAGGGCATGCCATCATCAATGAGTGCCACAGCTCCCCTTCCTGCTGCTCAGAGCAGGGGGAGCCAGCTCCTTCCCCATTATCTGTTCAACACCTGGACATGGTGGAAGCACCCCAAGGTCCACCAGGATGCAGAGAGCTCACTACTGCAGTGCCACCATGCTCAGGAACAGAGCCAGAGATAATGAGGTGGTGCTCAGAATTCTGCAGGAGAAACAGACAGCTTGACAGACAGAGAACATTGACTTAACCTCGTGAGAGCAATCCTGCAGTGCGTTCATCCTGGCCTTATCCATGCCCACCCAGTAAATGCCTGGAGCAAAATAGGCACTCTGCAGACATTGCTGGAGTTAGTAAAGAGTAAAATAAGACACAGAAAGAGCAAGATGAGATCCATGTTCAAGCCAAGGAGTCAGAATCCCCTATGGGGACTGGAGAACCTTTAGGTCAGAAGGAAGGTGGGGAAGGTTTAAACACAGTCCTTATGCAAGATCTACAAGGCATCTCTGCACCCACAGAGCAACATATCAGACTCCCCTGGAGTGAGGACCCAGTGCATATGCATGATCTAATTAATCAGAATAAATGTCACCTTTCAGGTCACCTGAGCCCATCTGGAAGTAGAATAGTCACTGTTGTCCCTCCAGGGCAGTGAGCAGTGTGCACCGATGGTCCCTGTGCTCCAGAGGGATGGGGGAGCATCCAAATGTGACTTTCTCCCTCCTGCTGCCTCTGGCCTTCCCTCTGCCCCCCATGTCTGGGCTCAGGGCCATGCCACCCCACAGAGCTGGAAACCTCTCAGGGGTCTCCCAGCAGGAGTTTGTGCTGGTGGGATTTGAGGGTGGCCCTGAGACCCAGGCCCTGCTCTTTGTGGTGTTCTTGGCCGTGTACGTGGTCACCATCCTGGGGAACCTCACCATGATCGTGGTCATCACCCTGGATGCCCACCTCCActcccccatgtacttcttcctcaagAACCTGTCCTTCCTGGACCTGTGCTACTCGTCCGTCATCACTCCCAATGCCCTCGCCAACTTCTTCTCCTCCACCAAGATCATCACCTTCATGGGCTGTGCCTCCCAgttttttttgttcttctctCTGGGTAGCACTGAGGCTTTCCTGCTGGCcgtcatggcctatgaccgcttcCTGGCCATCTGCAGCCCCCTGCGCTACCCCATCACCATGCGCCCTTTGACCTGCACCCGTCTGGTGCTGAGCTCCTACTGTGGAGGCTGCCTCAACTCCATCGTGCAGACCAGTCTCACGTTCCGTCTCCCATTCTGCGGCTCCCACCGGAtcaaccacttcttctgtgacgTGCCCCCACTGCTCCAGCTCGCCTGCACAGACACATCCCTCAATGAGCTAGTCATGTTCGGACTCTGTGGATGCATCGTTGTGAGCACCACATTCGTGATCCTGGTGTCCTACAGCTTCATCACCATGACTGTCCTGAAGATGCGCTCTGCGGCCGGGCGACGGAAGGTCTTCTCCACCTGTGGCTCCCACTTGACTGCAGTCTCCCTGTTTTATGGGACCGCATTTGTCATTTATGCCCAGCCAGGAGGTGTGGATTCCTTGGAGCAGGGAAAGATAATGTCCATTTCCTACACCCTGGTCATCCCAATGCTGAACCCCCTCATCTACAGTCTACGGAACAAGGACGTGAAGGAGGCCCTGCGGAGGCTGGGGCAGAGACATGCGGCCACATGAAGGAGGGTGGCCAGGGAGAGATGGTGTCCCGGGGGCAAGAGGGAGGCTcagaaaacactgggtgtgcTTTCAggtgtccatccatccattccacGCTCTTGATAGCATTAGGGACGGGAATTTTCATTAGATACACACTGACAAGGGATGATCTTTGCCACCCGAAGATTGATCACCACTCTCTGGAATGATGACCCTCATCGGCTGAGTTGGGCCATGCA of the Choloepus didactylus isolate mChoDid1 chromosome 9, mChoDid1.pri, whole genome shotgun sequence genome contains:
- the LOC119544643 gene encoding olfactory receptor 12-like, producing MPPHRAGNLSGVSQQEFVLVGFEGGPETQALLFVVFLAVYVVTILGNLTMIVVITLDAHLHSPMYFFLKNLSFLDLCYSSVITPNALANFFSSTKIITFMGCASQFFLFFSLGSTEAFLLAVMAYDRFLAICSPLRYPITMRPLTCTRLVLSSYCGGCLNSIVQTSLTFRLPFCGSHRINHFFCDVPPLLQLACTDTSLNELVMFGLCGCIVVSTTFVILVSYSFITMTVLKMRSAAGRRKVFSTCGSHLTAVSLFYGTAFVIYAQPGGVDSLEQGKIMSISYTLVIPMLNPLIYSLRNKDVKEALRRLGQRHAAT